Proteins encoded in a region of the Triticum dicoccoides isolate Atlit2015 ecotype Zavitan chromosome 3A, WEW_v2.0, whole genome shotgun sequence genome:
- the LOC119273613 gene encoding uncharacterized protein LOC119273613 — protein sequence MPQKKRLRRRSSPREGSSRRRRGEDGASLSGSLVESDSSSMTSGAPLPESLAQPSYTRPARKYESRYHEMLASRIAVLPLPAYADDEGPDLPSAETFEALVRPYFYDDELRAALVEYQVHKFSSRPEDVHGRDDGDSGEVDSSSSLMDDITEEDFQADDARLRSHIVHEVDTEDRLDEEEANRLCHKYARYRLKACMLLKGVPIDDAAFDSQYPPDLPLDNHRLYHEDEALGWWFDLGTSSPATLSDYQRLVPCNEGGVEFESWSKYREFYSTPETDRDYLLYWETIVKDLKWIEEHVLKGYMEWHELRAKAWRQAVRIATRFENIPLSLAYYGFREYTTSKYLAFVKDLDSVFFEIWKLVNRQQMSFRDAMEHVYEENPFPFRKRDLEHELSHPVSLGLEEKFRRCTEGISKEVPEWIARVLISQEFSFKCDLPRRYVHYARKKLKIAEIIGLIPKSKITA from the exons ATGCCGCAGAAGAAGCGCCTCCGCCGTAGGAGTTCTCCTCGCGAAGGATCCTCCCGACGGCGCCGTGGCGAAGATGGCGCATCGTTGTCTGGATCCCTCGTCGAATCGGATAGCAGCAGCATGACATCCGGCGCACCGTTGCCGGAATCCCTCGCCCAGCCGTCGTACACCCGGCCGGCTCGCAAGTACGAGTCCAGGTACCATGAGATGCTCGCCTCGCGAATCGCCGTGCTGCCTCTACCAGCCTACGCCGACGACGAAGGCCCAGATCTCCCTTCTGCTGAAACTTTCGAAGCCCTCGTTCGTCCTTATTTCTATGATGACGAGCTGCGGGCTGCTCTGGTAGAGTACCAAGTCCACAAGTTCTCGAGCCGACCAGAGGATGTCCATGGACGAGATGATGGAGATTCAGGAGAAGTTGATTCGTCCTCCTCACTGATGGATGATATCACCGAGGAGGATTTCCAGGCAGACGATGCACGGCTCAGGTCTCACATAGTACATGAAGTTGACACCGAGGATAGATTGGATGAAGAGGAGGCGAACAGGCTCTGTCACAAGTACGCACGATACCGCCTCAAAGCTTGCATG TTGCTCAAAGGAGTGCCTATTGACGATGCTGCATTCGACTCCCAGTACCCTCCAGACCTTCCCTTGGACAACCACCGTCTTTACCATGAAGATGAAGCCTTGGGCTGGTGGTTTGACTTGGGCACCTCTTCACCCGCGACCTTGAGCGACTATCAGCGGCTAGTCCCTTGTAATGAA GGGGGCGTTGAGTTTGAAAGTTGGAGTAAATACCGAGAGTTTTATAGCACCCCTGAAACTGATAGAGATTATCTGCTGTACTGGGAAACGATTGTGAAGGATCTTAAG TGGATTGAAGAACATGTGCTTAAAGGCTATATGGAG TGGCATGAATTGCGTGCAAAAGCTTGGCGCCAAGCAGTTAGGATTGCTACTAGGTTCGAAAACATTCCTCTGAGCCTAGCATATTATGGTTTCCGG GAGTATACAACGAGCAAATATCTCGCGTTCGTGAAAGATCTTGACTCTGTGTTTTTTGAGATTTGGAAGCTGGTCAATCGGCAGCAG ATGTCTTTCAGAGATGCTATGGAGCATGTGTATGAGGAGAACCCGTTTCCATTTCGCAAACGTGATTTGGAGCACGAGCTGAGTCACCCTGTCTCATTGGGATTGGAGGAAaaa TTTCGACGGTGCACGGAGGGCATCAGTAAGGAA GTTCCAGAGTGGATAGCGCGTGTGTTAATTTCACAGGAATTTAGTTTCAAG TGTGATCTGCCAAGGAGGTATGTGCATTACGCCAGGAAGAAGCTCAAGATTGCAGAAATCATAGGATTGATTCCCAAATCCAAGATAACAGCAtag